The Danio aesculapii chromosome 8, fDanAes4.1, whole genome shotgun sequence genome window below encodes:
- the tuba5 gene encoding tubulin alpha 5: MRECISIHVGQAGVQIGNACWELYCLEHGIQPDGNMPSDKTIGGGDDSFNTFFSETGSGKHVPRAVFVDLEPAVIDEVRSGIYKQLFHPEQLISGKEDAANNYARGHYTVGKEIIDMVLERVRKLTDQCTGLQGFLIFHSFGGGTGSGFTSLLMERLSVDYGKKSKLEFAIYPAPQVSTAVVEPYNSILTTHTTLEHSDCAFMVDNEAIYDICRRNLDIERPTYTNLNRLIGQIVSSITASLRFDGALNVDLTEFQTNLVPYPRIHFPLVTYSPIISAEKAYHEQLSVSEITSACFEPSNQMVKCDPRHGKYMACCMLYRGDVVPKDVNAAIANIKTKRSIQFVDWCPTGFKVGINYQPPTVVPGGDLAKVQRAVCMLSNTTAIAEAWARLDHKFDLMYAKRAFVHWYVGEGMEEGEFSEAREDLAALEKDYEEVGADSTEDGEEGEEY, encoded by the exons ATG CGTGAGTGCATCTCCATCCACGTGGGACAGGCCGGAGTACAGATTggcaatgcatgctgggaattGTATTGCCTGGAGCATGGCATCCAGCCTGATGGCAACATGCCAAGTGATAAGACCATTGGTGGTGGTGATGATTCCTTCAACACTTTCTTCAGTGAGACCGGCTCTGGGAAGCATGTGCCGCGAGCGGTGTTTGTGGATCTGGAGCCTGCAGTCATTG ATGAGGTGAGGTCTGGAATCTACAAGCAGTTGTTTCATCCGGAGCAGCTCATCTCTGGGAAGGAAGATGCAGCCAACAATTATGCCCGAGGCCATTACACTGTTGGAAAAGAGATTATTGATATGGTGCTGGAGCGTGTCCGCAAACTG ACTGACCAGTGCACGGGTCTCCAAGGTTTCCTGATTTTCCACAGTTTTGGTGGTGGCACTGGCTCTGGTTTCACATCTCTGCTGATGGAGCGTCTCTCCGTTGACTATGGAAAGAAGTCCAAGCTGGAGTTTGCCATCTACCCCGCTCCTCAGGTCTCCACCGCTGTGGTCGAGCCTTACAACTCCATCCTAACCACCCACACCACCTTAGAGCACTCCGACTGTGCCTTTATGGTAGATAACGAGGCCATCTATGACATCTGCCGCAGAAACCTCGACATCGAGCGACCAACCTACACCAACCTCAACCGTCTCATTGGTCAGATCGTGTCCTCCATCACTGCTTCACTGCGCTTCGATGGGGCCCTGAACGTCGATCTGACTGAGTTCCAGACCAACTTGGTGCCTTATCCCAGAATCCACTTCCCCCTGGTCACATACTCTCCCATCATCTCTGCTGAGAAAGCTTACCATGAGCAGCTGTCTGTGTCTGAGATCACCAGCGCCTGCTTTGAGCCTTCCAATCAGATGGTGAAGTGTGATCCTCGCCACGGCAAGTACATGGCCTGCTGTATGCTGTATCGTGGCGATGTCGTACCCAAAGATGTGAACGCTGCCATTGCCAACATTAAGACCAAACGCTCCATTCAGTTTGTGGACTGGTGCCCAACTGGATTCAAG GTTGGAATCAACTACCAGCCACCAACTGTGGTTCCTGGTGGAGACTTGGCCAAGGTACAGAGAGCCGTGTGCATGTTAAGCAACACCACAGCTATTGCTGAGGCCTGGGCTCGTCTGGACCACAAGTTCGATCTGATGTATGCCAAGCGGGCCTTTGTACACTGGTATGTTGGTGAAGGTATGGAAGAAGGAGAGTTCTCTGAGGCCAGAGAGGATCTTGCCGCACTGGAGAAAGATTACGAGGAGGTTGGCGCAGACTCCACAGAGGATGGAGAGGAAGGAGAGGAGTATTAA
- the kdm5bb gene encoding lysine-specific demethylase 5B-B isoform X1, with protein MTQQGPAEFTPPPECPVFEPSWEEFKDPFAFINKIRPIAEKTGICKVRPPPDWQPPFACDVDRLHFTPRIQRLNELEAQTRVKLNFLDQIAKFWDLQGCTLKIPHVERKILDLYQLNKLVADEGGFDLVCRERRWTKIAMTMGFAPGKAVGSHLRAHYERILYPYNLFQSGTNLLAPDFAVKLSRFGEPPVLEECLQKPVDEVNDDEKEYKPHDLLQRQNVQVQPSNTSAPARRAKRMKTESGCIKSEEGEGIENKPNLRRRMGSFVVKTEPKKEIPIQVKEEPVEIKELNPEPEKSKPKKKNIPPPPVSMVDLYVCLVCGKGNDEDRLLLCDGCDDSYHTFCLIPPLTDVPKGDWRCPKCLTQECCKPQEAFGFEQAHRDYTLKAFGEMADSFKSDYFNMPVHMVPTELVEKEFWRLVGTIQEDVTVEYGADIASKEFGSGFPIEGGRFKVAPHDEKYLQCGWNLNNMAMMTPSVLTHVTADICGMTLPWLYVGMCFSSFCWHIEDHWSYSINYLHWGEPKTWYGAPGFAAEQLEAVMKKLAPELFESQPDLLHQLVTIMNPNTLMAHGVPIYRTNQCAGEFVITFPRSYHSGFNQGFNFAEAVNFCTVDWMPLGRQCVDHYRLLHRYCVFSHDEMVCNMAMKADGLDVVLASAVQKDMQLMIKEERELREKVRKMGVAQCELFEYDLLADDERQCVKCRTTCYLSALTCPCRPGVQVCLYHTHDLCSCPISNYTLNYRFTLDDLYPMMNAVRQRAEYYDDWASRVTEVMEAKLDKKRNVTVFRTLLEESDEQSFPENDLLRQLRLVTQDAEKCSSVAQQLLNGKRQTRYRTGKAKSPNQLTVEEMRSFVRQLYNLPCSLTQAPLLKELLNSIEDFQQHSEKLLSDEVSADAVSEIESLLEEGSQFDVFLPELPLLRERLEQARWLAGVHQAEDPVTNPCGLSLESMRRLIDRGVGLTPHPSTERMMARLQELLTVSEELEENAQDLLKARPPESLETLCSMLTQVEGVPAYLPNCLLLQDTVNRAKEWLQEAESLQVGGQVPVFSSLSDMVLRAHSIPVRLEPLDQLEVQVSEVQAWKETAAKTFLLKSSPFTLLEVLCPRWEMGSSLKKKKMRKMKGDCVSSGKKKLVKLDSMSDVERALSDSKDSASAMFTLAEVRLKELESLCSLRASNESKLLPTADCASLKVCVCQKPAMGAMLQCELCRDAFHSVCVRGPSDPLDPEAWLCPLCLRSTKPPLDKIRSLLSSLQRIRVRLPEGDALRYMIERSVSWQRRAREVIDSYGLSSTSQDGRGASPSQNIHRSTGHSRKQQLCGSPSQFQDWAVSGQEQTVFYTEQRCIPLQGLSPELEELMVEGLVLQVSLPETQHLYRLLLSGPPTTNASHTEHTAYLTPPQTETDAITSAEKKAKRRMNRDEVEIRERGMKLKSKKQRMMGVEKRRERKAASVSASDMSQSEDSEEDMTLCPAESCLQPEGEEVDWVQCDCCNRWFHMICVGVSAELAAEEDYMCVSCSTSNTGRRK; from the exons ATGACCCAGCAGGGCCCGGCCGAGTTTACCCCACCGCCCGAGTGCCCGGTGTTCGAGCCCAGTTGGGAGGAATTTAAAGACCCGTTTGCGTTTATCAATAAAATCCGACCCATCGCCGAGAAAACCGGGATCTGCAAGGTTCGACCGCCTCCG GACTGGCAGCCTCCATTTGCATGTGACGTTGACAGACTTCATTTTACTCCAAGAATCCAGAGACTAAACGAGCTAGAG GCTCAAACCAGAGTCAAACTCAACTTCTTGGACCAGATTGCAAAATTTTGGGATCTACAAGGATGCACGCTCAAAATTCCCCACGTGGAGAGGAAGATCCTCGATTTGTACCAGCTCAACAAA TTGGTTGCAGATGAGGGTGGATTCGATTTAGTTTGTAGAGAGAGGAGATGGACCAAGATCGCCATGACGATGGGTTTTGCCCCGGGCAAAGCTGTGGGCTCTCACCTGAGAGCCCATTACGAGAGGATCCTGTACCCGTACAACCTCTTTCAGTCTGGGACAAATCTGCTG GCTCCTGATTTTGCAGTCAAACTGTCACGTTTTGGGGAGCCTCCTGTGCTGGAGGAG tGTCTGCAGAAGCCTGTGGACGAGGTGAATGACGATGAGAAAGAGTATAAACCCCATGACCTACTGCAGAGGCAAAATGTTCAGGTTCAGCCCAGCAACACGAGCGCACCGGCTAGACGAGCCAAGAGGATGAAAACAGAG TCTGGCTGTATTAAGTCAGAGGAAGGCGAGGGGATTGAGAACAAGCCCAATCTCAGGAGGAGGATGGGTTCTTTCGTTGTCAAGACTGAACCAA AAAAGGAGATCCCTATACAGGTAAAAGAGGAACCTGTGGAGATAAAAGAGCTGAATCCTGAACCGGAGAAAAGCAAACCGAAGAAGAAAAACATCCCCCCTCCTCCAGTCAGCATG GTGGACCTATATGTGTGCTTAGTGTGTGGAAAGGGAAACGACGAGGATCGGTTGTTGCTATGCGACGGTTGTGATGACAGCTACCACACTTTCTGCTTGATCCCGCCCCTCACCGATGTTCCGAAAGGTGATTGGCGGTGCCCTAAATGTCTGACTCAG GAGTGCTGTAAACCTCAGGAGGCATTTGGCTTCGAGCAAGCACACAGAGACTATACTCTCAAAGCCTTTGGGGAAATGGCAGACTCCTTCAAGTCAGATTATTTCAACATGCCTGTTCAT ATGGTGCCCACTGAATTAGTGGAAAAAGAATTCTGGAGGTTGGTCGGCACCATTCAGGAGGATGTCACAGTGGAATATGGCGCTGACATTGCCTCGAAAGAGTTCGGAAGCGGGTTTCCAATCGAAGGTGGAAGGTTTAAGGTTGCACCGCATGATGAG AAATATCTTCAGTGTGGTTGGAACCTGAACAATATGGCCATGATGACGCCGTCAGTGCTGACACATGTCACTGCTGATATCTGTGGAATGACTTTGCCATGGCTGTACGTGGGAATGTGCTTCTCCTCGTTCTGCTGGCACATTGAGGACCACTGGAGCTATTCCATCAACTACCTGCACTG gGGTGAACCTAAGACCTGGTATGGAGCTCCGGGTTTTGCTGCTGAGCAGTTGGAAGCCGTCATGAAGAAACTGGCCCCAGAACTATTTGAGTCTCAGCCAGACCTTCTACACCAGCTGGTCACAATCATGAACCCCAATACACTCATGGCCCATGGGGTACCG ATTTACAGAACCAATCAGTGCGCAGGAGAGTTTGTTATTACTTTTCCACGATCCTATCACAGCGGCTTCAACCAGGGCTTCAACTTCGCAGAGGCTGTGAACTTTTGCACAGTGGACTGG ATGCCACTGGGCCGTCAGTGTGTGGATCACTACCGCCTGCTGCATCGCTACTGCGTGTTTTCTCATGATGAGATGGTGTGTAATATGGCCATGAAGGCTGACGGTCTTGATGTGGTTCTGGCGTCAGCTGTACAGAAGGACATGCAGCTCATGATTAAAGAAGAGAGAGAGCTGCGGGAGAAAGTCCGTAAGATG GGGGTGGCCCAGTGTGAGTTGTTTGAATATGACTTGCTGGCAGATGATGAGAGACAGTGTGTGAAGTGTCGCACCACCTGTTACCTGTCTGCTCTCACCTGTCCCTGCAGACCAGGAGTCCAGGTGTGTCTGTACCACACCCACGACCTCTGCTCCTGCCCCATCTCCAACTACACTCTCAA TTACCGTTTCACACTGGATGACCTTTACCCGATGATGAACGCTGTGCGGCAGAGGGCAGAGTATTACGATGATTGGGCCTCAAGAGTGACAGAGGTCATGGAAGCAAAGCTAGACAAGAAGCGCA atGTCACCGTATTTCGCACACTTCTGGAGGAGTCAGATGAGCAGTCGTTCCCAGAGAATGACCTGTTACGTCAGCTGAGGCTGGTTACTCAAGATGCTGAGAAATGCTCATCTGTTGCCCAGCAACTGCTAAATGGCAAGCGGCAGACCag GTACCGCACAGGCAAGGCTAAATCTCCTAATCAGCTCACAGTGGAGGAAATGAGATCATTCGTCCGCCAGCTTTATAACCTCCCCTGCAGCCTGACACAAGCACCGCTTCTCAAG GAGCTGCTAAACAGCATAGAGGATTTCCAGCAGCACAGTGAGAAGCTTCTGTCTGATGAAGTGAGCGCAGACGCGGTGAGCGAGATCGAGTCTTTGCTGGAGGAAGGCTCTCAGTTCGATGTGTTTCTTCCGGAGCTGCCGCTGCTACGGGAGCGTCTGGAACAGGCTCGATGGCTCGCCGGAGTTCACCAAGCAGAGGATCCTGTTACAAACCCCTGCGGTCTCTCTCTGGAGAGCATGCGGAGGCTGATCGACAGAGGGGTTGGACTGACGCCTCATCCCTCCACAGAACGCATGATGGCTAGGTTGCAGGAGCTGCTCACCGtctcggaggagctggaggagaaTGCGCAGGATTTGCTGAAGGCCAG ACCTCCAGAGAGTTTAGAGACGCTTTGCTCCATGTTGACTCAGGTGGAGGGTGTACCTGCATACCTGCCAAACTGCCTCCTACTACAGGACACAGTGAACAGAGCTAAAGAATGGCTTCAGGAAGCAGAGAGTTTACAG GTGGGAGGTCAGGTGCCAGTTTTCAGTTCGCTCTCTGATATGGTATTGAGAGCTCATTCTATTCCTGTGCGACTGGAGCCCCTGGACCAACTGGAGGTTCAGGTATCAGAGGTGCAGGCCTGGAAAGAGACTGCAGCTAAAACCTTTCTACTCAAGAGCTCCCCCTTCACGCTGCTGGAG GTCTTGTGTCCTCGATGGGAAATGGGCAGCTCTTTGAAGAAGAAaaagatgaggaagatgaagggCGACTGCGTGTCATCAGGGAAGAAGAAGCTTGTGAAGCTGGACAGTATGAGTGATGTCGAGAGAGCACTTTCAGACAGTAAAGACTCTGCATCTGCT ATGTTTACTCTGGCCGAGGTGCGTTTAAAAGAGCTGGAGTCGCTCTGTTCTCTGCGGGCATCGAATGAATCCAAGCTCCTGCCCACAGCCGACTGCGCCTcgctaaaagtgtgtgtgtgtcagaaaccAGCCATGGGCGCCATGCTGCAGTGTGAGCTGTGCCGGGACGCTTTCCACAGCGTGTGCGTGCGGGGGCCCTCGGACCCCTTGGACCCTGAAGCGTGGCTCTGTCCGTTATGCCTGAGGTCGACCAAACCGCCTCTGGATAAGATCAGGAGCTTGCTGTCTTCACTGCAGCGGATCCGCGTGCGCTTGCCTGAAGGCGACGCTCTACGTTATATGATCGAGCGCAGTGTGAGCTGGCAGCGGAGGGCGCGAGAGGTTATAGACTCTTATGGGCTCTCTTCGACCTCTCAGGATGGCAGAGGAGCTTCACCTTCACAGAACATTCACAGGAGCACTGGCCACAGCAGGAAG CAGCAGCTGTGTGGCTCTCCATCTCAGTTTCAGGACTGGGCAGTTTCAGGGCAGGAGCAGACGGTGTTTTACACAGAGCAGCGCTGTATTCCTCTCCAGG gtctCAGTCCAGAGCTGGAGGAGCTAATGGTGGAGGGTTTGGTCCTGCAGGTTTCTCTGCCTGAGACCCAGCATCTCTACAGGCTTCTGCTGTCTGGCCCGCCGACCACAAATGCGTCCCACACAGAACACACGGCCTACCTCACACCACCACAGACAGAG ACAGATGCAATCACTTCAGCAGAAAAGAAAGCCAAGCGGCGAATGAACAGAGATGAGGTGGAGATCAGGGAAAGAGGGATGAAGCTGAAAAGCAAGAAGCAGAGGATGATGGGTGTGGAGAAGCGGAGAGAGAGGAAAGCAGCGTCGGTCTCTGCGTCAGACATGTCTCAGTCAGAAGACTCAGAGGAAGACATGACTCTGTGTCCCGCAGAGAGCTGTCTCCAGCCCGAGGGGGAAGAG GTGGACTGGGTGCAGTGTGACTGCTGTAACCGCTGGTTTCATATGATTTGTGTGGGAGTCTCAGCAGAACTGGCAGCCGAGGAGGACTACATGTGTGTGAGCTGCAGCACAAGTAACACGGGCCGCCGGAAGTGA
- the kdm5bb gene encoding lysine-specific demethylase 5B-B isoform X2 — MTQQGPAEFTPPPECPVFEPSWEEFKDPFAFINKIRPIAEKTGICKVRPPPDWQPPFACDVDRLHFTPRIQRLNELEAQTRVKLNFLDQIAKFWDLQGCTLKIPHVERKILDLYQLNKLVADEGGFDLVCRERRWTKIAMTMGFAPGKAVGSHLRAHYERILYPYNLFQSGTNLLCLQKPVDEVNDDEKEYKPHDLLQRQNVQVQPSNTSAPARRAKRMKTESGCIKSEEGEGIENKPNLRRRMGSFVVKTEPKKEIPIQVKEEPVEIKELNPEPEKSKPKKKNIPPPPVSMVDLYVCLVCGKGNDEDRLLLCDGCDDSYHTFCLIPPLTDVPKGDWRCPKCLTQECCKPQEAFGFEQAHRDYTLKAFGEMADSFKSDYFNMPVHMVPTELVEKEFWRLVGTIQEDVTVEYGADIASKEFGSGFPIEGGRFKVAPHDEKYLQCGWNLNNMAMMTPSVLTHVTADICGMTLPWLYVGMCFSSFCWHIEDHWSYSINYLHWGEPKTWYGAPGFAAEQLEAVMKKLAPELFESQPDLLHQLVTIMNPNTLMAHGVPIYRTNQCAGEFVITFPRSYHSGFNQGFNFAEAVNFCTVDWMPLGRQCVDHYRLLHRYCVFSHDEMVCNMAMKADGLDVVLASAVQKDMQLMIKEERELREKVRKMGVAQCELFEYDLLADDERQCVKCRTTCYLSALTCPCRPGVQVCLYHTHDLCSCPISNYTLNYRFTLDDLYPMMNAVRQRAEYYDDWASRVTEVMEAKLDKKRNVTVFRTLLEESDEQSFPENDLLRQLRLVTQDAEKCSSVAQQLLNGKRQTRYRTGKAKSPNQLTVEEMRSFVRQLYNLPCSLTQAPLLKELLNSIEDFQQHSEKLLSDEVSADAVSEIESLLEEGSQFDVFLPELPLLRERLEQARWLAGVHQAEDPVTNPCGLSLESMRRLIDRGVGLTPHPSTERMMARLQELLTVSEELEENAQDLLKARPPESLETLCSMLTQVEGVPAYLPNCLLLQDTVNRAKEWLQEAESLQVGGQVPVFSSLSDMVLRAHSIPVRLEPLDQLEVQVSEVQAWKETAAKTFLLKSSPFTLLEVLCPRWEMGSSLKKKKMRKMKGDCVSSGKKKLVKLDSMSDVERALSDSKDSASAMFTLAEVRLKELESLCSLRASNESKLLPTADCASLKVCVCQKPAMGAMLQCELCRDAFHSVCVRGPSDPLDPEAWLCPLCLRSTKPPLDKIRSLLSSLQRIRVRLPEGDALRYMIERSVSWQRRAREVIDSYGLSSTSQDGRGASPSQNIHRSTGHSRKQQLCGSPSQFQDWAVSGQEQTVFYTEQRCIPLQGLSPELEELMVEGLVLQVSLPETQHLYRLLLSGPPTTNASHTEHTAYLTPPQTETDAITSAEKKAKRRMNRDEVEIRERGMKLKSKKQRMMGVEKRRERKAASVSASDMSQSEDSEEDMTLCPAESCLQPEGEEVDWVQCDCCNRWFHMICVGVSAELAAEEDYMCVSCSTSNTGRRK, encoded by the exons ATGACCCAGCAGGGCCCGGCCGAGTTTACCCCACCGCCCGAGTGCCCGGTGTTCGAGCCCAGTTGGGAGGAATTTAAAGACCCGTTTGCGTTTATCAATAAAATCCGACCCATCGCCGAGAAAACCGGGATCTGCAAGGTTCGACCGCCTCCG GACTGGCAGCCTCCATTTGCATGTGACGTTGACAGACTTCATTTTACTCCAAGAATCCAGAGACTAAACGAGCTAGAG GCTCAAACCAGAGTCAAACTCAACTTCTTGGACCAGATTGCAAAATTTTGGGATCTACAAGGATGCACGCTCAAAATTCCCCACGTGGAGAGGAAGATCCTCGATTTGTACCAGCTCAACAAA TTGGTTGCAGATGAGGGTGGATTCGATTTAGTTTGTAGAGAGAGGAGATGGACCAAGATCGCCATGACGATGGGTTTTGCCCCGGGCAAAGCTGTGGGCTCTCACCTGAGAGCCCATTACGAGAGGATCCTGTACCCGTACAACCTCTTTCAGTCTGGGACAAATCTGCTG tGTCTGCAGAAGCCTGTGGACGAGGTGAATGACGATGAGAAAGAGTATAAACCCCATGACCTACTGCAGAGGCAAAATGTTCAGGTTCAGCCCAGCAACACGAGCGCACCGGCTAGACGAGCCAAGAGGATGAAAACAGAG TCTGGCTGTATTAAGTCAGAGGAAGGCGAGGGGATTGAGAACAAGCCCAATCTCAGGAGGAGGATGGGTTCTTTCGTTGTCAAGACTGAACCAA AAAAGGAGATCCCTATACAGGTAAAAGAGGAACCTGTGGAGATAAAAGAGCTGAATCCTGAACCGGAGAAAAGCAAACCGAAGAAGAAAAACATCCCCCCTCCTCCAGTCAGCATG GTGGACCTATATGTGTGCTTAGTGTGTGGAAAGGGAAACGACGAGGATCGGTTGTTGCTATGCGACGGTTGTGATGACAGCTACCACACTTTCTGCTTGATCCCGCCCCTCACCGATGTTCCGAAAGGTGATTGGCGGTGCCCTAAATGTCTGACTCAG GAGTGCTGTAAACCTCAGGAGGCATTTGGCTTCGAGCAAGCACACAGAGACTATACTCTCAAAGCCTTTGGGGAAATGGCAGACTCCTTCAAGTCAGATTATTTCAACATGCCTGTTCAT ATGGTGCCCACTGAATTAGTGGAAAAAGAATTCTGGAGGTTGGTCGGCACCATTCAGGAGGATGTCACAGTGGAATATGGCGCTGACATTGCCTCGAAAGAGTTCGGAAGCGGGTTTCCAATCGAAGGTGGAAGGTTTAAGGTTGCACCGCATGATGAG AAATATCTTCAGTGTGGTTGGAACCTGAACAATATGGCCATGATGACGCCGTCAGTGCTGACACATGTCACTGCTGATATCTGTGGAATGACTTTGCCATGGCTGTACGTGGGAATGTGCTTCTCCTCGTTCTGCTGGCACATTGAGGACCACTGGAGCTATTCCATCAACTACCTGCACTG gGGTGAACCTAAGACCTGGTATGGAGCTCCGGGTTTTGCTGCTGAGCAGTTGGAAGCCGTCATGAAGAAACTGGCCCCAGAACTATTTGAGTCTCAGCCAGACCTTCTACACCAGCTGGTCACAATCATGAACCCCAATACACTCATGGCCCATGGGGTACCG ATTTACAGAACCAATCAGTGCGCAGGAGAGTTTGTTATTACTTTTCCACGATCCTATCACAGCGGCTTCAACCAGGGCTTCAACTTCGCAGAGGCTGTGAACTTTTGCACAGTGGACTGG ATGCCACTGGGCCGTCAGTGTGTGGATCACTACCGCCTGCTGCATCGCTACTGCGTGTTTTCTCATGATGAGATGGTGTGTAATATGGCCATGAAGGCTGACGGTCTTGATGTGGTTCTGGCGTCAGCTGTACAGAAGGACATGCAGCTCATGATTAAAGAAGAGAGAGAGCTGCGGGAGAAAGTCCGTAAGATG GGGGTGGCCCAGTGTGAGTTGTTTGAATATGACTTGCTGGCAGATGATGAGAGACAGTGTGTGAAGTGTCGCACCACCTGTTACCTGTCTGCTCTCACCTGTCCCTGCAGACCAGGAGTCCAGGTGTGTCTGTACCACACCCACGACCTCTGCTCCTGCCCCATCTCCAACTACACTCTCAA TTACCGTTTCACACTGGATGACCTTTACCCGATGATGAACGCTGTGCGGCAGAGGGCAGAGTATTACGATGATTGGGCCTCAAGAGTGACAGAGGTCATGGAAGCAAAGCTAGACAAGAAGCGCA atGTCACCGTATTTCGCACACTTCTGGAGGAGTCAGATGAGCAGTCGTTCCCAGAGAATGACCTGTTACGTCAGCTGAGGCTGGTTACTCAAGATGCTGAGAAATGCTCATCTGTTGCCCAGCAACTGCTAAATGGCAAGCGGCAGACCag GTACCGCACAGGCAAGGCTAAATCTCCTAATCAGCTCACAGTGGAGGAAATGAGATCATTCGTCCGCCAGCTTTATAACCTCCCCTGCAGCCTGACACAAGCACCGCTTCTCAAG GAGCTGCTAAACAGCATAGAGGATTTCCAGCAGCACAGTGAGAAGCTTCTGTCTGATGAAGTGAGCGCAGACGCGGTGAGCGAGATCGAGTCTTTGCTGGAGGAAGGCTCTCAGTTCGATGTGTTTCTTCCGGAGCTGCCGCTGCTACGGGAGCGTCTGGAACAGGCTCGATGGCTCGCCGGAGTTCACCAAGCAGAGGATCCTGTTACAAACCCCTGCGGTCTCTCTCTGGAGAGCATGCGGAGGCTGATCGACAGAGGGGTTGGACTGACGCCTCATCCCTCCACAGAACGCATGATGGCTAGGTTGCAGGAGCTGCTCACCGtctcggaggagctggaggagaaTGCGCAGGATTTGCTGAAGGCCAG ACCTCCAGAGAGTTTAGAGACGCTTTGCTCCATGTTGACTCAGGTGGAGGGTGTACCTGCATACCTGCCAAACTGCCTCCTACTACAGGACACAGTGAACAGAGCTAAAGAATGGCTTCAGGAAGCAGAGAGTTTACAG GTGGGAGGTCAGGTGCCAGTTTTCAGTTCGCTCTCTGATATGGTATTGAGAGCTCATTCTATTCCTGTGCGACTGGAGCCCCTGGACCAACTGGAGGTTCAGGTATCAGAGGTGCAGGCCTGGAAAGAGACTGCAGCTAAAACCTTTCTACTCAAGAGCTCCCCCTTCACGCTGCTGGAG GTCTTGTGTCCTCGATGGGAAATGGGCAGCTCTTTGAAGAAGAAaaagatgaggaagatgaagggCGACTGCGTGTCATCAGGGAAGAAGAAGCTTGTGAAGCTGGACAGTATGAGTGATGTCGAGAGAGCACTTTCAGACAGTAAAGACTCTGCATCTGCT ATGTTTACTCTGGCCGAGGTGCGTTTAAAAGAGCTGGAGTCGCTCTGTTCTCTGCGGGCATCGAATGAATCCAAGCTCCTGCCCACAGCCGACTGCGCCTcgctaaaagtgtgtgtgtgtcagaaaccAGCCATGGGCGCCATGCTGCAGTGTGAGCTGTGCCGGGACGCTTTCCACAGCGTGTGCGTGCGGGGGCCCTCGGACCCCTTGGACCCTGAAGCGTGGCTCTGTCCGTTATGCCTGAGGTCGACCAAACCGCCTCTGGATAAGATCAGGAGCTTGCTGTCTTCACTGCAGCGGATCCGCGTGCGCTTGCCTGAAGGCGACGCTCTACGTTATATGATCGAGCGCAGTGTGAGCTGGCAGCGGAGGGCGCGAGAGGTTATAGACTCTTATGGGCTCTCTTCGACCTCTCAGGATGGCAGAGGAGCTTCACCTTCACAGAACATTCACAGGAGCACTGGCCACAGCAGGAAG CAGCAGCTGTGTGGCTCTCCATCTCAGTTTCAGGACTGGGCAGTTTCAGGGCAGGAGCAGACGGTGTTTTACACAGAGCAGCGCTGTATTCCTCTCCAGG gtctCAGTCCAGAGCTGGAGGAGCTAATGGTGGAGGGTTTGGTCCTGCAGGTTTCTCTGCCTGAGACCCAGCATCTCTACAGGCTTCTGCTGTCTGGCCCGCCGACCACAAATGCGTCCCACACAGAACACACGGCCTACCTCACACCACCACAGACAGAG ACAGATGCAATCACTTCAGCAGAAAAGAAAGCCAAGCGGCGAATGAACAGAGATGAGGTGGAGATCAGGGAAAGAGGGATGAAGCTGAAAAGCAAGAAGCAGAGGATGATGGGTGTGGAGAAGCGGAGAGAGAGGAAAGCAGCGTCGGTCTCTGCGTCAGACATGTCTCAGTCAGAAGACTCAGAGGAAGACATGACTCTGTGTCCCGCAGAGAGCTGTCTCCAGCCCGAGGGGGAAGAG GTGGACTGGGTGCAGTGTGACTGCTGTAACCGCTGGTTTCATATGATTTGTGTGGGAGTCTCAGCAGAACTGGCAGCCGAGGAGGACTACATGTGTGTGAGCTGCAGCACAAGTAACACGGGCCGCCGGAAGTGA